One Ricinus communis isolate WT05 ecotype wild-type chromosome 2, ASM1957865v1, whole genome shotgun sequence DNA segment encodes these proteins:
- the LOC107261903 gene encoding uncharacterized protein LOC107261903: protein MEEIRPSSSPSPPPHTAVDTTINTTTPTSTAHRKQEKSEISSVKKECLAFAVSLQESFQYIKAKFVGQAKKITARDEKEATAADLQVAKMEVEAADQAEYIKKKLDKSL from the exons ATGGAAGAGATTAGGCCATCCTCATCACCCTCACCGCCACCCCACACAGCAGTCGATACCACCATCAACACCACAACCCCTACTTCAACCGCCCatagaaaacaagaaaagtcGGAAATATCAAGCGTGAAGAAGGAGTGCTTAGCTTTTGCAGTTTCATTGCAGGAGAGCTTTCAatatatcaaagccaaatttgTTGGTCAG GCAAAGAAGATAACAGCAAGAGATGAGAAGGAAGCAACTGCAGCTGATTTACAGGTTGCTAAGATGGAGGTTGAAGCAGCTGATCAAGCTGAATATATCAAGAAAAAGCTTGACAAATCTCTGTAA
- the LOC8280342 gene encoding transcription initiation factor IIA subunit 2: protein MATFELYRRSTIGMCLTETLDEMVQSGTLSPELAIQVLVQFDKSMTEALESQVKSKVSIKGHLHTYRFCDNVWTFILQDALFKNEDSQENVGRVKIVACDSKLLTQ, encoded by the exons ATGGCGACTTTTGAGCTGTACAGAAGATCGACGATCGGGATGTGTTTGACGGAAACCCTTGATGAAATGGTTCAAAGTGGTACTCTTAGCCCTGAGTTAGCGATTCAGGTTCTTGTCCAGTTTGATAAG tCTATGACTGAAGCTTTGGAATCACAAGTTAAGAGCAAAGTTTCCATTAAG GGACATTTGCACACGTATAGATTCTGCGACAATGTTTGGACTTTCATTCTACAGGATGCTCTGTTTAAGAATGAGGATTCTCAGGAGAATGTTGGTCGGGTTAAAATAGTGGCATGTGATTCAAAGTTGCTCACGCAATGA
- the LOC8280344 gene encoding LOW QUALITY PROTEIN: alpha-glucan water dikinase 2 (The sequence of the model RefSeq protein was modified relative to this genomic sequence to represent the inferred CDS: deleted 1 base in 1 codon) codes for MASSKTPRVKHFQLVDGMQFQINVSGSLKGRNVRIELQLKNCTRTWILHWGCVFHGNPNWFIPTGQSSGTSYKQGALETPFTKSGEFYVVNIELRDPTLHAIEFVLKDGGSNRWMRLNNGNFRVDLPDHDENTIHPPVPKDLIQHKAYLIWESKGRPVRTPEQQKQDYDDAVRELQNQLIRGTSLNDVQSSCISASTNTKALADSREQSSCVHSSYCRRHDVDHWLHKHSVGHERSTNMPFSAFMDLVERTTGGDKIVTGQNHHVSNYEIVVLNKVIKGDNHTLVAVNSKGTIVLHWGVSKLSPGEWLAPPSDILPERSTLLAYACQTYFTEISTGKGSFQLVDINLQQRSFLGVQFVIWTGGSWIKDNGANFVVLLKSNNPSDKVDGDGKQIVKWLLDEIYRREIEAERSLMLRFNIATELMERCKFEGESGLIGILVWLRFMACRHLMWNKNYNVKPREISEAQDKFTNLLQKIYLSQPNNREIMRLIMLCVGRGGQGDVGQRIRDEILVIQRNNDCKTGMMEEWHQKLHNNSSPDDVIICEALLNYIRCGFRADAYWQTLNANGLTKEMLASYDRPIVSEPHFNTAAKEGLTRDLTLYLRTLKAVHSGADLESAIETCLGPSSKGDNFTSSGRVTSVGVGELSLKLRENLSFVRAHLADSRIGSLLEKLLESRIELRLVLLTSSERAKDLLFFDVALDSAIRTIMESRLKHLSFDRLQDIMFYISLVLENLCLTTVNNEDLICCIKDWYRVRESYKANDVQWALQTKAVLDRLQLILADRSLNYQKKIQPSAQYLGKLLGIGKSVIDMFTEELIRAGSATILSTLVNRFDPVLRKVASLGCWQVISPVEVCGFVTCVNELITIQNRVYRKPTVIIANRVSGEEEIPEGVVAVLTPDMPDILSHVSIRARNSKVCFATCFDQNILKNLKLKEGKAISISLKSMNLIISDISGSNLSLNSSICTSIARPVTFKRKTFYGKYAISVEEFTAEMVGAKSCNIKFLRKKVPSWIKIPISVALPFGTFEAVLSENINKDLANKISGFYKSVLSGDFTKLQAIQGAIQQMSAPLSLTCELKSKMRSSRLPWPGDESEERWNHAWKAIKKVWASKWNERVHVSCRKANLNHDNLRMAVLIQEVICGDYAFVIHTKNPLTGDASEIYIEIVKGLGETLVGAYPGRAMSFITKKSNINFPIVISYPSKNIGLYSKKSLIFRSDSNGEDVEAFAGAGLYDSVLMDEEERVVLNYSRDRRIVDKAFQVSLFSKIAEAGRVMEGLYGCPQDIEGVVKDGAIYIVQARPQV; via the exons ATGGCATCCTCCAAGACTCCTCGGGTTAAACATTTCCAGCTCGTGGATGGGATGCAATTTCAG ATAAATGTGTCAGGTTCTTTGAAAGGTCGCAATGTGAGAATTGAACTTCAGCTCAAGAACTGTACAAGGACTTGGATTCTTCACTGGGGATGTGTTTTTCATGGAAACCC CAATTGGTTTATCCCTACCGGTCAATCTTCAGGAACATCTTATAAGCAAGGTGCATTAGAGACACCATTTACAAAG AGTGGAGAATTTTATGTAGTTAATATTGAGTTGCGGGATCCTACTCTTCATGCTATAGAATTTGTTCTCAAAGATGGCGGCTCCAATAGATG GATGAGATTGAACAATGGTAATTTCCGAGTTGATCTACCTGATCATGATGAAAATACTATCCATCCACCTGTACCGAAGGATCTGATACAACACAAGGCATATCTAATCTGGGAAAGCAAAGGCAGACCAGTGAGGACTCCAGAACAACAAAAG CAAGATTATGATGATGCTGTGAGAGAGCTCCAAAATCAGCTGATTAGAGGAACTTCGTTGAATGACGTACAGAGTAGTTGCATATCTGCAAGTACCAATACCAAAGCACTCGCTGATAGTAGGGAGCAATCTAGTTGTGTACATTCCTCATACTGTAGAAGACATGATGTGGACCACTGGTTGCATAAGCATTCTGTGGGCCATGAAAGAAGCACCAATATGCCATTTTCGGCTTTTATGGATCTTGTAGAGAGAACTACTGGAGGAGATAAAATAGTTACAGGGCAAAATCATCACGTCAGTAACTATGAGATAGTG GTCCTCAATAAGGTCATTAAGGGTGACAATCACACATTGGTAGCTGTGAACTCGAAAGGCACTATTGTTCTTCATTGGGGTGTGTCAAAGTTATCACCAGGGGAATGGTTG GCTCCGCCATCAGACATATTGCCTGAAAGATCAACGCTGCTTGCTTATGCATGTCAAACTTATTTCACAGAAATATCAACAGGGAAAGGATCATTTCAG cttgtAGATATCAATTTGCAGCAAAGAAGTTTTTTGGGTGTCCAATTTGTGATCTGGACAGGTGGATCTTGGATAAAAGATAATGGGGCAAATTTTGTTGTTCTCCTCAAGTCA AACAATCCAAGTGATAAG GTTGATGGGGATGGAAAGCAAATTGTCAAATGGTTACTTGATGAAATATATCGCAGAGAAATTGAGGCTGAAAGGTCATTGATGCTCAG GTTCAATATTGCAACGGAATTGATGGAGCGTTGTAAATTTGAAGGGGAATCAGGCCTTATAGGCATATTGGTGTGGTTGAGGTTCATGGCATGTAGGCATCTCATGTGGAACAAAAACTACAATGTGAAACCTCG TGAAATCAGTGAAGCTCAGGATAAGTTCACCAATTTACTTCAAAAGATATACTTGAGCCAGCCAAACAATAGAGAAATTATGAGACTAATAATGCTATGTGTTGGACGTGGAGGTCAGGGTGATGTTGGGCAGAGAATCCGCGATGAAATACTTGTGATTCAG AGAAATAATGATTGCAAGACTGGCATGATGGAGGAGTGGCATCAAAAGTTGCACAATAACAGTAGCCCAGATGATGTGATAATTTGTGAG gcacttttaaattatataagatgTGGCTTTAGAGCTGATGCTTATTGGCAAACACTAAATGCAAATGGTCTGACAAAAGAAATGCTTGCAAGTTATGACCGTCCAATTGTGTCGGAGCCTCATTTCAATACTGCTGCTAAAGAAGGTCTCACACGTGACCTCACATTGTACTTGAGGACATTAAAG GCTGTTCATTCAGGTGCTGACCTTGAATCTGCCATTGAAACTTGTTTGGGTCCTTCTTCTAAG GGTGACAATTTCACAAGTTCAGGCAGAGTTACTTCTGTTGGTGTCGGTGAGTTGTCACTAAAATTGAGG GAGAATTTGAGCTTTGTCAGAGCGCACCTAGCTGATTCAAGAATCGGTTCACTATTGGAG AAACTACTGGAATCTCGGATCGAGCTTCGTCTTGTTTTGCTCACGTCTAGTGAAAGAGCAAAAGATTTACTATTCTTTGATGTTGCTTTGGATTCAGCAATTAGAACAATAATGGAAAGCCGACTGAAACATCTCAGCTTTGACCGGCTGCAA GATATCATGTTCTACATCTCCTTGGTACTTGAAAACTTATGCCTCACAACTGTAAACAATGAAGACCTCATTTGTTGTATAAAG GATTGGTACCGCGTTCGTGAATCATATAAAGCAAATGATGTACAGTGGGCATTACAAACAAAGGCTGTTCTTGATCGACTGCAGCTAATACTTGCTGATAGGTCCCTGAATTACCAGAAAAAAATACAGCCTAGTGCACAGTATCTTGGTAAATTGCTTGGTATTGGGAAATCAGTG ATTGATATGTTTACTGAAGAGTTGATTAGGGCAGGTTCAGCCACTATTCTGTCCACACTTGTGAATCGCTTTGATCCTGTTCTCAGAAAAGTTGCAAGTTTAGGATG TTGGCAGGTTATCAGCCCAGTGGAAGTGTGTGGTTTTGTGACCTGTGTCAATGAGTTGATTACAATTCAGAACAGAGTTTACAGAAAACCAACTGTTATTATTGCAAATAGAGTAAGTGGGGAAGAGGAAATTCCTGAAGGAGTTGTTGCTGTACTAACACCTGATATGCCAGACATTTTGTCTCATGTCTCTATTAGAGCAAGAAACAGTAAG GTATGCTTTGCAACATGTTTTGATCAGAATATTCTCAAGAATCTGAAGCTGAAGGAAGGAAAAGCCATATCAATAAGCCTGAAGTCAATGAATTTGATTATCAG TGACATCAGCGGCTCAAATCTATCACTTAATTCCTCTATTTGCACCTCTATTGCTCGACCTGTAACCTTTAAAAGGAAGACTTTCTATGGGAAATATGCTATTTCAGTTGAAGAGTTCACTGCTGAGATG GTTGGTGCTAAATCTTGCAATATCaagtttttaagaaaaaaggtaCCATCATGGATTAAGATTCCAATTTCAGTCGCCCTACCATTTGGAACCTTTGAGGCTGTTCTGTCAGAGAATATTAACAAG gATTTAGCAAACAAGATTTCGGGTTTTTACAAATCTGTATTAAGCGGTGACTTTACAAAACTTCAAGCAATACAAGGTGCTATTCAACAAATGAGTGCACCTTTATCCTTG ACCTGTGAACTCAAGAGCAAAATGAGAAGTTCGAGACTACCTTGGCCTGGTGATGAGAGTGAGGAAAGATGGAACCATGCTTGGAAAGCAATAAAAAAG GTTTGGGCTTCAAAGTGGAATGAAAGAGTACATGTTAGTTGTAGGAAAGCTAACTTGAACCATGATAATCTACGAATGGCTGTACTTATTCAAGAAGTCATATGTGGTGACTATGCTTTTGTGATTCACACAAAGAATCCCCTGACAGGGGATGCctcagaaatatatattgag ATTGTGAAGGGCCTGGGAGAAACTTTGGTGGGTGCATATCCAGGACGAGCTATGAGCTTCATTACTAAAAAGAGCAATATAAATTTTCCCATT GTTATTAGTTATCCGAGCAAGAATATAGGGCTATACAGTAAGAAGTCCCTGATATTCAGATCCGACTCAAATGGTGAAGATGTAGAAGCATTTGCAGGAGCTGGGCTTTATGACAG TGTACTCATGGATGAAGAGGAGAGAGTTGTATTAAACTACTCCAGGGATCGCAGGATAGTTGACAAGGCTTTCCAGGTATCTCTCTTCTCAAAAATTGCAGAGGCAGGAAGAGTCATGGAAGGCCTTTATGGCTGTCCACAGGACATTGAAGGGGTAGTAAAAGATGGAGCCATATATATTGTTCAAGCAAGGCCGCAAGTCTAG